One region of Syntrophobacter fumaroxidans MPOB genomic DNA includes:
- a CDS encoding HAD-IIB family hydrolase, translating into MIASIRAIDVETARNLKGIFFDIDDTFTTNGKIPAVAYQGLWTLKESGLKVVPITGRPAGWCDHIARMWPVDAVVGENGAFYFRFDERAGKLTKRFLDPAPVRCEKRVLLQAVEKDVLSSVPGTALASDQPYRETDLAIDFREDVEPLGWPAVERICAVFRKHGATCKVSSIHVNGWFGDYNKLHMTRIMANELWGVDLEADRRFYLFCGDSPNDEPMFEFFPHSAGVRNVLQFADRMSRLPAFVADREGGAGFAEIAETVLSLRAT; encoded by the coding sequence ATGATTGCATCGATCCGTGCCATCGACGTCGAGACTGCGAGGAACCTCAAGGGGATATTCTTCGACATCGACGACACTTTCACCACAAACGGGAAGATCCCGGCGGTCGCCTACCAGGGGCTGTGGACTTTGAAGGAATCCGGCCTGAAAGTCGTTCCCATCACCGGAAGGCCGGCGGGCTGGTGCGATCATATCGCCCGCATGTGGCCCGTGGACGCCGTCGTGGGGGAAAACGGGGCTTTCTATTTCCGGTTCGACGAGCGGGCGGGAAAGCTCACAAAACGCTTCCTGGACCCGGCCCCGGTCCGCTGCGAAAAGCGAGTCCTGCTGCAGGCCGTCGAAAAGGATGTCCTCAGCTCGGTGCCCGGCACGGCTCTCGCCTCCGATCAGCCATACCGGGAGACCGATCTTGCCATCGATTTCCGTGAAGACGTGGAGCCTCTGGGCTGGCCGGCGGTCGAGCGCATCTGCGCCGTCTTCCGAAAGCACGGCGCGACCTGCAAGGTCTCCTCGATCCACGTGAACGGCTGGTTCGGAGATTACAACAAGCTCCACATGACGCGAATCATGGCCAACGAGCTCTGGGGCGTCGACCTTGAGGCGGACCGGCGCTTTTACCTGTTTTGCGGAGATTCTCCCAACGATGAACCGATGTTCGAATTCTTCCCGCACAGCGCGGGGGTTCGCAACGTGCTTCAATTCGCCGACCGGATGAGCCGGCTGCCGGCGTTCGTGGCGGATCGCGAAGGCGGCGCGGGATTCGCGGAAATCGCCGAAACCGTTCTCTCTCTCAGGGCGACCTGA
- a CDS encoding MFS transporter, whose protein sequence is MRPSRQAAAHGGDLRWLALLCTARLGFSFIFTAYSAALPLLMSDWTMNATQAGMVQSAYHLGFLISLFAVGFLGDRFGAKRTYLWSAVAAGVSALVFALFASDFISGAVLYGLAGLCSGGSYTPGLTLIAERFSPSTRGRAMGFYLAAASLGYALSLMLSSRLFPIGGWRLSLAANCSMPAVGLAVSLYALRDTPNVVHAVQSKRDVWRAVPAVLKNKPALLSMLAYTFHNWELLGMWAWLPAYLGAATQLSAGYDASPAKAIEVGALLSGFTYLTSMLGSLIGGDMSDRWGRSFTILLFSCISLAISFSFGWMIGWPLLVLFAVAAFYNLTSIADSAIYSTALTELVEPRHIGAAYAVRSALGFSAGAVSPWVFGLVLDTVRGVPSAPASLAWGLAWTSLGLGALPGPLMSWWLKRRPEAVRMAGGLR, encoded by the coding sequence TTGAGGCCGTCCCGACAAGCTGCGGCGCATGGCGGCGATCTCCGCTGGCTCGCGCTCTTGTGTACCGCCCGCCTGGGCTTCAGCTTCATCTTCACGGCCTATTCGGCCGCCCTGCCGCTCCTGATGAGCGACTGGACGATGAACGCCACGCAGGCCGGGATGGTTCAGTCCGCCTATCATCTCGGCTTCCTGATCTCGCTTTTCGCCGTCGGTTTCCTGGGCGACCGCTTCGGCGCAAAGCGGACCTACCTGTGGAGCGCCGTCGCCGCCGGCGTCAGCGCGCTCGTTTTTGCGCTGTTCGCATCCGATTTCATATCCGGGGCGGTCCTCTACGGGCTGGCGGGACTCTGTTCCGGAGGCTCCTATACACCCGGTTTGACGCTCATCGCCGAACGCTTTTCACCTTCCACACGCGGACGGGCCATGGGGTTTTACCTGGCCGCCGCCTCCCTCGGCTATGCCCTGTCGCTGATGCTTTCCAGCCGGCTTTTCCCCATCGGCGGCTGGCGCCTTTCCCTGGCCGCAAACTGCTCGATGCCCGCCGTGGGACTCGCGGTCTCCCTCTATGCCCTGCGCGACACACCCAACGTCGTTCACGCCGTTCAAAGCAAGCGGGATGTCTGGCGTGCCGTGCCGGCCGTGCTGAAGAACAAGCCCGCCCTCCTCTCCATGCTGGCCTACACCTTCCACAACTGGGAGCTCCTCGGCATGTGGGCCTGGTTGCCCGCTTACCTCGGCGCGGCGACACAGCTGAGCGCGGGATACGATGCGTCGCCCGCGAAGGCCATCGAGGTCGGCGCACTCCTTTCCGGCTTCACCTACCTGACGAGCATGCTGGGCAGTCTCATCGGCGGGGACATGTCCGACCGATGGGGAAGATCCTTTACCATCCTGCTCTTTTCCTGCATCAGCCTTGCAATCTCCTTCAGCTTCGGCTGGATGATCGGCTGGCCGCTCCTCGTCCTGTTCGCGGTCGCCGCCTTCTACAACCTCACTTCCATCGCCGACTCGGCCATCTACTCGACCGCGCTCACCGAGCTTGTGGAACCGCGCCATATCGGGGCCGCCTACGCCGTCCGTTCGGCCCTGGGATTCAGCGCGGGCGCCGTCAGTCCGTGGGTTTTCGGTTTGGTTCTGGATACGGTGCGGGGAGTTCCTTCGGCTCCGGCGAGCCTGGCCTGGGGCCTGGCATGGACCAGCCTTGGGCTGGGAGCCCTTCCGGGGCCTTTGATGAGTTGGTGGTTGAAGCGGCGCCCGGAAGCGGTGCGGATGGCCGGAGGACTCCGGTAG
- a CDS encoding class I SAM-dependent methyltransferase, with protein MAEIFDEWPEKYDQWFESPIGSLVREYEAGLLLEMARPAPGERLLDVGCGTGVFTLVLLDAGARVTGLELSLPMLRRAGNKATGRPFHMVRGDMRTLPFADAAFDKTVSVTAIEFLDDARGAVAELFRVTRPGGLVVVASLNALSPWATRRTSAAREGHALFRHARFRSPAEMAGLMPIPARIGTAVHFQKHDRPDRAREIEEDGHTRGLDTGAFLVARWEKPAD; from the coding sequence ATGGCGGAAATTTTCGACGAATGGCCGGAGAAATACGATCAGTGGTTCGAGAGTCCCATCGGGAGCCTGGTCCGCGAATACGAGGCCGGGCTTCTTCTCGAAATGGCCCGTCCGGCTCCGGGGGAGCGGCTCCTGGACGTGGGTTGCGGCACCGGGGTCTTCACCCTCGTTCTCCTTGACGCCGGCGCGCGGGTCACGGGACTCGAGCTCTCGCTCCCCATGCTGAGGCGCGCCGGGAACAAAGCGACCGGCCGCCCCTTCCACATGGTCCGGGGCGATATGCGCACGCTTCCTTTTGCCGACGCCGCCTTCGACAAGACGGTGTCGGTGACCGCCATCGAGTTTCTCGACGATGCGCGCGGCGCCGTGGCCGAGTTATTTCGTGTGACGAGGCCGGGTGGGCTCGTCGTGGTCGCAAGCCTGAACGCCCTGAGCCCCTGGGCGACCAGGAGAACTTCCGCGGCCAGGGAAGGCCACGCCCTGTTCCGGCACGCGCGTTTCAGGTCCCCGGCCGAAATGGCCGGGCTCATGCCGATCCCGGCTCGCATCGGGACCGCCGTTCACTTTCAAAAACACGACCGCCCGGATCGGGCACGCGAGATCGAGGAGGACGGACACACACGAGGATTGGATACCGGGGCGTTCCTCGTCGCCCGCTGGGAGAAACCGGCGGATTGA
- the gatA gene encoding Asp-tRNA(Asn)/Glu-tRNA(Gln) amidotransferase subunit GatA has protein sequence MEPYALTMHELHDLLVRKELSVTETLTSFLTRIETLDPRLNSYLSVLAESSLAEAGRFDRGERDLHASPLAGIPLAIKDVLCMQGTVTTCGSRILENFVPPYDGTVIARLREAGAIFLGKTNMDEFAMGSSTENSAYGVTRNPWDRERVPGGSSGGSAAAVAADLCSGSLGTDTGGSIRQPASFCGVVGLKPTYGRVSRFGLVAFASSLDQIGPITKDVEDAAILLQAIAGHDRRDSTSVDHPVPDYRASLREPIKGLRLGIPKEYFVHGMHPEIADSVQRAINVCLQLGAEVGEVSLPHTGYGVAAYYIIAPAEASSNLARYDGVKYGLRVPDARDLIGMYRTSRSQGFGAEVKRRIMLGTYVLSAGYYDAYYTKASQARTLIRKDFLDAFDSFDALLAPVAPVPAFKIGEKSDDPLQMYLNDALTLPASLAGVPGISVPCGFSGEGLPIGLQILGPHFREDLLLRIAYQFEQATAHHLARPDSI, from the coding sequence ATGGAACCATACGCCCTGACGATGCACGAGCTGCACGACCTGCTCGTGCGCAAGGAGTTGAGCGTTACGGAGACGCTCACCTCCTTTCTCACTCGTATTGAAACGCTGGACCCGCGCCTCAATTCCTACCTGTCCGTTCTGGCGGAGTCCTCCCTGGCCGAAGCCGGGCGATTCGACCGAGGCGAGAGGGATCTGCACGCCTCTCCGCTCGCCGGCATTCCCCTGGCCATCAAGGACGTCCTATGCATGCAGGGGACGGTCACGACCTGCGGCTCACGCATCCTGGAGAACTTCGTGCCGCCTTACGACGGGACCGTCATTGCACGATTGCGCGAGGCCGGGGCGATTTTTCTCGGCAAGACGAACATGGACGAATTCGCCATGGGATCGTCCACGGAGAATTCCGCCTACGGAGTCACGCGCAACCCATGGGACCGCGAACGGGTTCCCGGAGGGTCGAGCGGTGGGTCGGCCGCCGCGGTTGCAGCCGATCTTTGCTCGGGTTCGCTCGGGACCGACACAGGGGGCTCCATTCGCCAGCCTGCTTCCTTCTGTGGGGTGGTCGGTCTGAAGCCCACCTATGGAAGGGTTTCCCGATTCGGACTGGTGGCTTTTGCCTCGTCCCTGGACCAGATCGGCCCGATCACCAAGGATGTCGAGGACGCCGCCATCCTGCTGCAGGCCATCGCGGGACACGACAGGAGGGACTCCACTTCGGTGGACCATCCCGTCCCCGATTACCGCGCATCCCTGCGGGAGCCGATCAAGGGACTTCGCCTGGGCATCCCGAAGGAGTATTTTGTCCACGGCATGCACCCCGAGATCGCGGACTCCGTTCAACGCGCGATCAACGTCTGCCTTCAGCTCGGCGCGGAAGTCGGTGAGGTTTCCCTGCCGCACACCGGATACGGTGTCGCCGCGTACTATATCATCGCCCCCGCCGAAGCCAGTTCCAATCTCGCCCGTTACGACGGGGTGAAGTACGGTCTGAGGGTGCCCGATGCCCGTGACCTGATCGGCATGTACCGGACGAGCCGCTCTCAGGGGTTCGGAGCCGAAGTGAAGCGCCGCATCATGCTCGGCACCTACGTCCTCTCCGCCGGATACTACGACGCCTACTACACGAAAGCCTCGCAGGCGCGGACGCTCATTCGGAAGGATTTCCTCGATGCGTTCGACTCATTCGATGCGCTCCTGGCACCGGTTGCGCCCGTTCCGGCGTTCAAGATCGGTGAGAAGTCCGATGATCCTTTGCAGATGTATCTCAACGACGCGCTCACCCTGCCGGCAAGCCTGGCCGGAGTCCCCGGAATCTCCGTCCCGTGCGGATTCTCAGGAGAAGGACTGCCCATCGGGCTCCAGATCCTCGGTCCCCACTTCCGGGAGGACCTGCTGCTGCGGATAGCCTACCAGTTCGAACAGGCCACCGCGCACCACCTGGCCAGGCCGGATTCCATCTGA
- the gatC gene encoding Asp-tRNA(Asn)/Glu-tRNA(Gln) amidotransferase subunit GatC, whose protein sequence is MQEKISRDEVRHVAGLARLELSEREEMRMTEQMNRILEYMETLNELNTEGVPPTTHAIQLRNVFRADEVQPSLERRDTLANAPETDGASFVVPKVI, encoded by the coding sequence ATGCAAGAGAAGATCAGCAGGGATGAAGTGAGGCACGTTGCCGGTTTGGCGCGGCTCGAACTGAGCGAGCGCGAAGAAATGCGCATGACCGAGCAGATGAACCGGATATTGGAGTACATGGAAACGCTGAACGAACTGAACACGGAAGGCGTTCCCCCCACGACTCACGCCATTCAGCTCCGGAACGTATTCCGTGCCGACGAAGTGCAGCCGTCCCTGGAGCGTCGAGACACGCTGGCGAACGCTCCGGAAACGGACGGGGCCAGCTTCGTTGTTCCCAAAGTCATTTGA
- the thiM gene encoding hydroxyethylthiazole kinase, with product MLAETARCLEKIRAQRPLVHNITNYVVMNYTANALLCLGASPVMAHAVEEVEAMVELADALVINIGTLSAPWVDAMFLASRAAIERSIPVVLDPVGAGATAFRTDTARRLLDEFGITVLRGNASEIMALAGLNSTTRGVDSVHATDEARSAAVELANVYKAVVAITGAEDFITNGPKSARVANGHPLMGRVSGTGCVASSIVAAFCAVHPDPLVAATAGLSVLGIAGELAARDNPGPGTFHHLLLDALDAMETRNIEEKGRIAVSWEQ from the coding sequence ATGCTTGCAGAAACAGCTCGGTGCCTCGAGAAGATAAGGGCGCAGCGCCCCCTGGTGCACAATATTACCAACTACGTCGTGATGAACTATACCGCCAATGCGTTGCTGTGCCTCGGAGCATCCCCAGTGATGGCTCACGCGGTCGAGGAAGTCGAGGCCATGGTCGAGCTTGCCGATGCCCTGGTGATCAACATCGGGACCCTTTCCGCCCCCTGGGTGGACGCAATGTTCCTGGCCTCGCGCGCGGCCATAGAAAGGTCGATTCCCGTCGTTCTGGACCCGGTGGGAGCCGGCGCCACCGCCTTCCGGACGGATACGGCCAGGCGCCTGCTCGATGAATTCGGGATCACCGTGCTCCGGGGGAACGCTTCGGAAATCATGGCCCTTGCGGGCCTGAACAGCACGACCCGGGGTGTGGACTCGGTGCACGCAACCGACGAGGCACGGTCTGCAGCGGTTGAATTGGCCAATGTGTACAAGGCGGTTGTGGCGATCACCGGCGCGGAGGACTTCATCACCAACGGGCCAAAATCCGCCAGGGTCGCCAACGGGCATCCCCTCATGGGCAGGGTCTCCGGCACGGGGTGCGTGGCGTCTTCGATCGTGGCGGCCTTCTGTGCGGTTCATCCGGACCCTCTGGTGGCCGCAACGGCGGGATTGTCGGTGCTCGGAATCGCAGGCGAGCTTGCCGCACGGGACAATCCCGGGCCGGGGACGTTTCATCACCTTCTGCTGGATGCGCTCGATGCGATGGAAACCCGGAACATCGAAGAGAAAGGACGAATTGCCGTTTCATGGGAACAGTGA
- the thiE gene encoding thiamine phosphate synthase, with the protein MGTVSPPVDYTLYLVTDRGLAAGRSFEDIVREGVEGGVTLVQLREKDLAVRDFVACAVALRNLLGEYRVPLIVNDRVDVALACGAAGVHLGQDDMDCASARRIVGRGRIVGVSVSCVEEAVKAEAQGADYLGVSPVFSTPTKTDTPPAVGLEGLRAIRMAVRLPLVAIGGIKAENAADVIRAGADGLAVVSAIMACPEPRVAARTLKAAIAEARARVRTARIG; encoded by the coding sequence ATGGGAACAGTGAGCCCGCCCGTGGATTATACCCTGTACCTGGTCACCGACCGGGGACTTGCCGCGGGTCGTTCCTTCGAAGACATTGTCAGGGAAGGCGTCGAGGGCGGGGTAACCCTGGTGCAGCTCCGTGAGAAGGACCTTGCCGTCAGGGATTTCGTCGCGTGCGCCGTCGCTCTCCGGAATCTGCTCGGGGAGTACCGGGTTCCCCTGATCGTTAACGACCGAGTGGACGTCGCCCTGGCCTGTGGAGCCGCCGGGGTGCACCTCGGGCAGGACGACATGGACTGTGCGAGCGCCCGCCGTATCGTCGGGCGGGGCCGGATCGTCGGTGTCTCGGTGAGTTGCGTGGAGGAGGCGGTGAAGGCCGAAGCGCAAGGGGCCGATTACCTGGGAGTGAGCCCGGTGTTCAGCACGCCCACGAAGACGGATACTCCTCCCGCGGTCGGGCTCGAGGGGCTGCGGGCCATCCGGATGGCGGTTCGCCTGCCGCTGGTTGCAATCGGAGGGATCAAGGCGGAGAATGCGGCGGACGTGATACGGGCGGGGGCGGACGGCCTGGCGGTGGTGTCGGCGATCATGGCCTGCCCCGAGCCTCGGGTTGCGGCCCGGACGCTGAAAGCGGCCATTGCCGAGGCACGGGCCCGGGTCCGTACCGCGCGGATCGGCTGA